The Populus alba chromosome 4, ASM523922v2, whole genome shotgun sequence genome contains a region encoding:
- the LOC118030175 gene encoding LOW QUALITY PROTEIN: uncharacterized protein (The sequence of the model RefSeq protein was modified relative to this genomic sequence to represent the inferred CDS: inserted 1 base in 1 codon): MDYSLAALKLLCVQLKGASETPSQNALTLGGILFQRAWLQGILVSNDGDGRLLLDDGSGVIELCLSPDFRLRHWDSGMYVMVVGGYXVRHGETPMIKVHKMVDLSAFPDREAMWYLEVMEAYKLFYQPLIEEFM; encoded by the exons ATGGATTACAGTCTAGCAGCGCTTAAGCTACTCTGCGTCCAATTGAAAGGCGCCAGCGAGACTCCTTCTCAAAACGCCTTGACTCTCGGCGGCATTCTCTTTCAACGTGCCTGGTTACAG GGGATTTTGGTCTCCAACGACGGCGACGGTCGTCTCCTTCTCGATGACGGCAGTGGTGTCATCGAGCTTTGCCTTTCTCCCGACTTCCGTCTCCGTCACTGGGACTCGG GGATGTATGTGATGGTAGTTGGAGGGT TTGTCCGTCATGGCGAGACCCCTATGATTAAG GTTCATAAGATGGTTGATCTTTCGGCATTTCCGGATCGAGAAGCAATGTGGTATCTTGAAGTTATGGAGGCATATAAGCTCTTCTACCAGCCCTTAATTGAAGAGTTTATGTGA